CCACCGACTACATACTCAAGCACCGGCTCGAGCGCCTGGTCCCCGCGCTCGAGCGCGCCGTGAAAGAAGCCCGCGAGCGCGCCGACCGGCACCGCGCCGAGCACGCGGCGCGCGAAGCGAGCGAGCGCCTCGCACTGGCCCAAACCGCCGGACGGTCGGGCGTGTTCGACTGGCTCGTCCCCGAGGGGCGCGTCGTCTGGTCGCCGGAACTCGAAGACCTGTACGAGATCCCGCGCGGGTCGTTCGAGGGCACTTACGCGGGGTGGGAACGGCGCGTCGTACCGGAGGACGCGGCGCGCGTCGGCGCGCTCATCGAGCAGTGCCTCGCCGCGCGCGCCGAGAACGTCGAGTACGAGTTCCGGGTCGCGTTCCCGGGCGGCCGGCACCGGTGGCTAGCGGGCAAAGCGAAGTTCTTCTACGGCCCGCACGGAACCCCGATCCGCATGATCGGGATCAACGTCGACATCCACGACCGCAAGGAAATCGAGGAGCGACTGCGGGCCGGCGAAGAGCGCTTGCGCCGGCAGAACGAGCGGCTCCACGTACTGGGCGACGCGGCCGAAGCACTGCTCGCGGCCAACGGCGATCCCGGGCAGATGATGCGCGACCTGTTCGCGCGCGTGTCCGAGGGACTGGAGCTGTCACACTACTTCAACTACGCGCCGAGCGCGGACGGATCGGCCCTCGTACTCGTCGCGTGCGCCGGGGTGCCCGCGGAAGAAATCGACGCGATCCGCCGCCTCGATTTCGGACAAGCCGTGTGCGGCACCGTCGCGATGACCCGGCGCCCGCTGAGCGTCAACGCGGTGCAAACGTCGGCCGACGCGAAGGTGCAAATCGTGCGCAGGTTCGGGGTGCGCGCGTATGCGTGCAACCCGCTCCTGGCGGGCGACCGGTTCCTCGGTACACTGTCGTTCGCGACGAACACCCGCGACCGGTTCAGCGACGCGGACGTGGACGTGCTCCGCACCATCTGTCACTACGTCGCGATGGCCAAGGACCACCAGCGCCTCGCGGCCGAGGCCCGCGACCGCGCCGAACGGCTGAAGGAGCAAGATCGCCGGAAGGACGAGTTCCTGGCGCTGCTCGCGCACGAGCTCCGCAACCCCCTCGCGCCGCTCCGCAACGGGCTCCAGGTGCTCAAGCTCACCGAGGGCCGGGGGGAGTCCGCGACCCGCGCGCGGGGGATGATGGAGCGGCAACTGGCGCACACGGTCCGGCTGATCGACGACCTGCTCGATATCTCGCGCATCAGCCAGAACAAGCTCAACCTGCAGCGCGCGCCGGTCACGCTGGCCGAGGTCGTGGAGAGCGCCGTCGAAACCGCGCGCCCGCTCGTCGACGCGGCCGGGCACGAGCTCACCGTCACCCTGCCCCCGGAGCCCGTGGTCCTCGACGCCGACCTGACCCGGCTGGCGCAGGTGTTCTCGAACCTGCTGACCAACAGCGCGAAGTACACGCCCCAGAACGGCCACATCGCCCTCGACGCGGAACTCGGGTCCGGTTCGCTGGTCGTCACCGTCCGCGACTCGGGGCTGGGCATCCCGGCCGACTACTTGCCGCGCATCTTCGACATGTTCTCGCAGGCCGATCGCGTGGTCGAGCGGGTCTCGGGCGGGCTGGGCATCGGGCTCGCGCTCGTGAAGGGGTTGGTCGAGATGCACGGCGGCACGGTGGAAGCGCGGAGCGACGGCCCCGGGACCGGCAGCACCTTCACCGTTCGATTACCTGTGCCGGCCCGGGTCGTTGAGACTGAACCCGAGGCGCCCGCGCCGGACCCGGTGATCGCTCGGGGGGCCAAACGGCGGGTGCTCGTGGTGGACGACAACCACGACGCGGCCGAATCGCTCGCCCAGCTCCTCGAGCTCCTCGGCAACGAAGTTCACATCGGGCACGACGGCGTCGAAGCGGTCGAAGCCGCCGAGCGCGTGCGCCCCGACCTGATCCTGATGGACGTGGGAATGCCCCGACTGAACGGGCTCGACGCGACCGCCCGAATTCGCGAACAGTCGTGGTCCTCTTCGACCACGATCGTCGCACTCACCGGGTGGGGGCAAGACTCCGACCGCGAACGGACCACCGCGGCGGGTTGCGACGGCCACCTCGTCAAGCCGGTGCTCCTCGCGGACCTGGAACGGGTGCTCGGCGACACCACGCGCCCGTCGAAGCCCCCCGCCCAGGCGGGCAAGTTTTGAGCGGACCAGGTGCCCGGGTGTCACGGCTCCGTGCGGATTCCCATGCTCTGAACGAGCCCACCCTCAATGCGGTACACGTGCCACACGATTTGGTCGTGCAGCAGATTACCGGCCAGATCCCGAACAACTGATGAACGGTGACCGCGGTCGGCAGACATCGGAGCGCCTCCTCGGGGTACGCACCTACTTCTTCTTCCGGGGATCGTCCGCGGGGTCGAGGTACTCGATCGTCCACGGCCCTTGCCCGTGAACCTGGAGGATCGTTTCACCCTTCACATACCCGAAGTGCTTCATGCCCGCTC
The Gemmata palustris DNA segment above includes these coding regions:
- a CDS encoding hybrid sensor histidine kinase/response regulator, which encodes MTATILHLEDSDLDAELIAQRLVRAGVVADLVRARDRAEFQTWVTAARPFDIVLSDYQLPDIDGLEALDLVREYRPDVPFVFVSGALGEERAVETLKLGATDYILKHRLERLVPALERAVKEARERADRHRAEHAAREASERLALAQTAGRSGVFDWLVPEGRVVWSPELEDLYEIPRGSFEGTYAGWERRVVPEDAARVGALIEQCLAARAENVEYEFRVAFPGGRHRWLAGKAKFFYGPHGTPIRMIGINVDIHDRKEIEERLRAGEERLRRQNERLHVLGDAAEALLAANGDPGQMMRDLFARVSEGLELSHYFNYAPSADGSALVLVACAGVPAEEIDAIRRLDFGQAVCGTVAMTRRPLSVNAVQTSADAKVQIVRRFGVRAYACNPLLAGDRFLGTLSFATNTRDRFSDADVDVLRTICHYVAMAKDHQRLAAEARDRAERLKEQDRRKDEFLALLAHELRNPLAPLRNGLQVLKLTEGRGESATRARGMMERQLAHTVRLIDDLLDISRISQNKLNLQRAPVTLAEVVESAVETARPLVDAAGHELTVTLPPEPVVLDADLTRLAQVFSNLLTNSAKYTPQNGHIALDAELGSGSLVVTVRDSGLGIPADYLPRIFDMFSQADRVVERVSGGLGIGLALVKGLVEMHGGTVEARSDGPGTGSTFTVRLPVPARVVETEPEAPAPDPVIARGAKRRVLVVDDNHDAAESLAQLLELLGNEVHIGHDGVEAVEAAERVRPDLILMDVGMPRLNGLDATARIREQSWSSSTTIVALTGWGQDSDRERTTAAGCDGHLVKPVLLADLERVLGDTTRPSKPPAQAGKF